TTTGGTATCATAATTCGTTATCAGTATAGTAGTATGATGTAGCTGTAGCATGAATTAAGCCAGACCAGAAACCTTGTACCTGGCTTATGGTAGCTGCCCAGAACTGTCAGACTCAGGATGTTACGTATTGCTTCAGCAAGGCGAAACATTTCAGGCTGCAGTGAGCCATCCCTTATTATATGGTCCTGGGGtgaacctttgtggtttccctagtATTAAGGCAGCTATCTGtagtggattttctctctcccCATGGCAACTATGAAAAACTAGTTTTAACTCATAATATACCAAAATTACAAACATAACAAATGCAAAATGTTTGATCCCAATGTATAACTATGCAAATAACTACAATCTGTTCTTCACTTTCCTCCTGCATAATTTTTGTCTATCCAGTGTTTATCCAACTTTTCCCCTTGAAACACTGGTAATTATGTTTTGATTGCTCTTTGTGTTTATATTTTCTGTGAGAAAATTCATAAAATGTTGATTGTAGGTTTTTTATGTTCTGTTTCTCATCTTTGATGTTTTTTTTTTGAATTTACAGAGCCACCTGCAGCACCTGAGAAAAGTGGAAACCTGAGAACTCCGTCTTCGGACAAGATTTCTCCTGGAAATTCCGGGCTTACAGAAAGTAGAGATGGTGCTTTTGCTCAATCGCAGGATGTTGTGAACATTTCAAACCAGCCCCTTCCAGTAggtgcatcatcttcctcatcaAAAGAAAATAAGGGGCTAAGAGGTTCAATTGTTCAAAATTATAGTGAGCAAGCATCAAGGCAGTTAAATGGTGCCAAGCAGATATTGCAAGGAAATGCAGATATCCAGAATGGAAAAGTAAGTGATGGTATCGAAACTGAAAAGGGAGATCCAAAACCGTTTTCATTAAATGAGAAGAAAACGGAAACACATTCCAGTAATGGCATTCCCAAGAAGTTCAATGGCACTCGTGATAATCCTGCAGTAAATAGCATTCCTGTTAAACCTGCAGGAAAATCTGCAACTCCTGGGTTAACAGAGAGTGTAGAAGGAAAAAACCCATCAGGATCTAACTTTAATCCATCAGCACCATCTGTACAGATTCCAGATGAACCCAATGCTTTTCCTTCTTCGAATATTGATAATACAAAGCAACATATACAAGGTTCATCTGATGATGGGCTACAAAGTGGTACTCTACCTGTAGCTACTGAAATAGTACCAAAACCAATCCAACCGCAAAATATTGGAGATGAAATACAACCCGCACAGCCATCAGATACTGCAAGTGTATTAGGAAAGAATACATATCCAGGTACAGATAGAGAGAAAGCGCAACCTCCTAATCAGGAAAAGGTATCTGAGAATAAACCAGAAATAGATCGGAAAGTACCTCCTCCTACTACTGTGTCGACAGAAAACTTGGACAAGACGGTGAAGATGGATTCATCTGTAGTGACTGGAATATCAAATCCAGCAACTGTCAATCAACTTCAGGATACAGCTCAGAGGGACTCGATAGATGAAGCCTATCCTGAAACAGATCGTATAGATACtcttgatgaagatgaagatgTTAGTAATGGATTTGAAACTGCTGTTCCAGAAGATAATGGCAAGTTGTAACACATTCTAAAATATATTCACTATGCATGATTTTTATTTAAAAACACAGCATTTAATTCGGGACTCGTATCCTCAATGGTGTAGGGGTAGAGCGCTTGTCTCTTATCCAGAGGGCCAGGTTTTTCCTTGTTTgcccaaggattttaatcctggactgagagCTGGAAGAGGGTTCACTCAGACTTGAGAGACCAACCGAGTAGTTGTTTGATATGAGAAGCAGCAGACCTTGTCTTGTAAGGTaaacaatacggctgaggatgtttTCATGTTGACTatgtggcactccagtatctgctcGCCAGCAGTTATCTTTGCAGGCTAAGGCCATTAATAGACTGTAGGCTATGTGGCATGGGTTAGTTTCCTCTACAGAGAAATATAGCAAACTTGAAAAGAAGCTTGGCGGTTGGAGCAGGACAATATActgtgaaaccttgttagtgcgttcctcattaacatgttttcccggtTAGCATgccgtaaatttgaagtcccgattctcatcataataaatctatataaaaatacctcacttattgtaTGACAAATTACCACTTAgttaaaataagtaaaaaaaaaaacaaacaacggttccacctgatcaatactgcTTATTTGCCTTAGGCAAATTAAAAATTGTAGAATGTGTTTCATCTACATTGTAGACATCCTCAGCTTACATGTGTTTAGGCGCGTTGTATAATTAAGAAGGACacacacattaaaaacattaaaatattttaaacttaATTATACTAAAAAGTATGTGTCATGGAAAAAGGGGAGGGTGGGGTTATGGATGGAAAGGGAATATTGTACGTTTACTAATTCTCACTAAAatatcttgttaataaaaatagCTTGAGGCTATAAAGTTTGCCATAGTCACTCTTCATGTGTTATGTAAAAACTTCTTGATAACATTTTCGTAGCAAAATTAGCTACATTCTCTAAGTGTACAATTATTTGGTGTCCTTCTTTAGAACactattattgttgctgttgttgttgtcgttgttgtgttTAAAAGGGAGCTTCTAACTTTGCCATTGTCCTGTTGAGAAATTGTGCGACTGTCTTATATTTAAGATTAAATTCTAAATGAATTTATTTATatgaagtccacctgttcaatacacttctGCCTTTTAATAAAGGGTCTGCTTAAAAAGTTACATAGTTGTTAAAAAAAACTACCTAGGATGTTTTAGCCTagtctagaggtcatcatcagctagaataacaTAAAGAAGTAAGACATATAACAAAAAAGTGATAAATAAAAATCCAAgatgaaatacaaaaaaaaaaaaatgcaacagtggtttatgttaaaatgtacatagctttaATATTACAAATACACTCAACAAATAAAATGGAAatctgttaaaaatgtacatggattcaaACTTGGACAAATTAAGTTGTAAGTGTAGGTCCAACCATATttaacccctatgcacccgtaagtggactggtacgcgctcgagcgcctgggccaggactccacaagcggactggtaccCCGGGATGCAAAGttgcatattggagacatttgtgacatctgttggctttttctggaaacatttctaattgaaatctgttcttggtgtctcaaagtgtcaccagagtgctct
The Anabrus simplex isolate iqAnaSimp1 chromosome 3, ASM4041472v1, whole genome shotgun sequence genome window above contains:
- the LOC136866140 gene encoding trans-Golgi network integral membrane protein 2, translating into MTEMSVHKSVVKSNIMFRLMCFLLTLYVDVTFGDNLYRQVVGHVRNPPTFVSEISAVLTWCNLSTVKDVWDPNSFVTSKCNRNIPHFDNSTVLSFSVDFDFDTLLCTSLYDSSSGACYLAHTSNRANINNLMPDKHIPVADKFCNDTKTVLARNASNFINGTRLWIEAFNKNIQDELKCTRVCIAGERINPLCKAVVKLNSVILHLNNEAQTGNIPREPPAAPEKSGNLRTPSSDKISPGNSGLTESRDGAFAQSQDVVNISNQPLPVGASSSSSKENKGLRGSIVQNYSEQASRQLNGAKQILQGNADIQNGKVSDGIETEKGDPKPFSLNEKKTETHSSNGIPKKFNGTRDNPAVNSIPVKPAGKSATPGLTESVEGKNPSGSNFNPSAPSVQIPDEPNAFPSSNIDNTKQHIQGSSDDGLQSGTLPVATEIVPKPIQPQNIGDEIQPAQPSDTASVLGKNTYPGTDREKAQPPNQEKVSENKPEIDRKVPPPTTVSTENLDKTVKMDSSVVTGISNPATVNQLQDTAQRDSIDEAYPETDRIDTLDEDEDVSNGFETAVPEDNVRPVVEDLLVSEERAVPKVNFPTHGIAEEGNAEFVKAEDSHFFAYFMTMIVLCIIGYLVFHNKQKILALALEGRSRRGSRRRPNTAGYRKLDSNLEEAVTSQCSSASVTHVIY